ATTCCAGACAGAAGCCCAGTATTGTGACCAGGCTATCATCTAGTGTGGGTGTGAAATGAGAAGTGAAATATGTTTCTATTATCACTAttctaacataaaaacaacaaaacaaaacagaaagctgTCTTGTCTCCATGAATTTCCTCATTTTGTAgattcaaaagagaaaaactagaGATTCAATTCGAGGTATTCTGACAGGAACTAACGCCCAACTTCTCTACACTTTAGGTTTTCAGAGTTAAACAACTCAAACCGCTTCTCCTTCTGTCTAGAATTTTGCCCTCGGGAAAGGTGACGAAGAGGTCATAACTACACTACAGAGCTTTGCAAAAACCGTTGGAGAGGTAAGGCCCCGTCCTTCTTAGTGTCATTCTGTGGCGGTTCTCCGTAAATCCGTGCACTCACTGAGCAATGATCAACTGCTCCAAACTTATTAGTTGGGCTCTTTATCCCAACCTTATCTCACTATGGGAGATTTTGCACCTGTGCTCCCCTCAGCATCCTgcagggaaggaaaaaaaaaaaagagcttaatAAAAAGACGGACAGATTATCAGTCCTGTGAGACCGGAACTGAGTGGCTAAGCGGGGAGCCGGATGTGATGTGTGTCAGgctggatggatgaacagagcGGAGCAGAGCTGCGGGTCGATGGATGGATGCGTAGCTGACTCAGGAGTGTGTGTGCAGGCAGAGCAGATGGACTCGTCCCCGTCAGCCGTAGGGGTTCAGGAACCTGCCAAGGACTCGCGTCGTCAAAGATACAAGGTGTTGACCTTCTACTCCATCGTCCACACCGAGGAAACGAGGCTCAGTTCTGAATCTAATCCAGCCGATCCGCTCCCATCAAGTCAAACCAAATCCACCAGCTTCATCCTTCAAACTTGTTAGCCGTTGGCGTGGAGCTTGTTGATAAGCGCAGAGAATAAAAGAAGGATTTGCTCATCTGTGAGATCCTCTTTCCTTTTTCAGGGTAAacagaaggatttttttattattatcctTCACATAACCCTCTGTTCCACAGAGTGAAggcttttctctgcagtgaaACCCACTTTGTGATTGAAAATGATCTTTCCTAGCTTGAAAATGTAaccttcaataaaaaaagtaaatgggaATCCTCCAAGATGTCTGTTGAGGCCTCACTTCCTGTCCTTCTGCTGAGCTTTAAtgtgtaataatttttttcttttttccagctAAACTCGCTCCACTCCGAGCTGGCCAACCAGATGGCTGACAGCATGGTGTTCCCCCTGATCCAGTTCAGAGAGAAAGACCTCACAGGTGGccaaatataaaacagaaaaaaaaaagaaaagttttcccACATTTATCTTGGATTATTTAactaaacttttaaactttgcaGAGATAAGCACTCTGAAGGAAATATTCGGTATCGCCACTGACGGTAAGCGTCAACTTTTGGTGCTTTCAGAAGCAAATTGCAGGCCTTATTTGCAGATCTAATGTCCCCAcccctcttttctctctttctctctttcctgcTGATCAGAGCATGAGGCGGCTATGGTCAAGTACAGCCGACTGCCCAAGAAGAAGGAGAACGAAAAGGTAGAGTAACCGCAGAGTGCTGATTTAACAAGCCGCAAAAAGCCTAACAGCAGCAGTAGCGCGGCTGTTAATGCAGTGCAAGTGTTCGATGACCATTTGAAACGGTGTGATATGAACAAAAAGCGACCTGCTGCAGAGCTAAATGTGCTCTAAAACTGCAACACTTCACGTTGAAGAGCAGACGCTGCAGCTGTTAAACATGAGAGCGTGTCGTTTTGAATGGACAAGGAAATGGGAGATcgctcatttgcatttttaagagcGTGACGGGTGTTTGCATACAATATGTACAGGAGTGCAAATCTCTATAGCTATACATGTGCAAGGGGTACATTTGCATGCTCAGGTCGATTCTGTTTGGACAGCTGAAGACAGACATGGTGAAGGAGGTGGCCTACACCAGGAGGAAGCAGCACCAGGCCTCGCTGCAGTACTACTGCGCCCTCAACGCCCTGCAGTACCGCAAGAGAGTCGCAATGCTCGAGCCCATGCTGGGGTACACTCAGGCGCAGGTACTGACCTTCGAACTGTATCCGAGGACATTTTGGTGATCGTGCATGTATTCGCAATAAGAGGCAGAAATGTCACTTTCTAAGTTCCTAAGTTTATTTGCATCGCACATTTCAGCGAGTgccaagaaaaacataatacagtgtCCAATTACGAAGCAAGCATTTAAAcgttacatttacatttttatgaatcaaaagcagctctgaACAGGTGAGCTTGTTGcattgatttaaaggaagtcagtgtttcagcagttttgtggaagtttgttccaaattagtggagcatagaaactgaatgctgcatctccatgtttggttctggagatGAAGAGTAGACTAGagaaagcatgtttttatgtctttcccACTTGGGAAGCAGAAAGTCAGTTCTTTGTCCCTCTGATTAACCTAAAATGTTTGCTATAAATTTAACCTTTAACATTAATGTTGAAGTTTTCTCTGCCACCCCAGATAGCAGATTTAATCTACTTAAATTAAAGTGATCAATGATGATTTCACAATTTTTACAGCACTAGAgcaataaatgatttatttattcaaggGTTTTTGCACTAGGATGTGCTAATAAATATGAAGGGTCCTGCAGCTAGCAACTGTGTCTTAttggcaagaagaaaaaatgagtataaagacattttaattgcAGAGCCACACAGGAAATGTGTCGTAATAGCTAACTATGACTCTGTTATGTGTTCACTCACAGATCAGCTTTTTCAAGAAGGGCCTTGAGCTTGTGTCAAAGAAGATGGAAAGCTTTCTCTCCTCAGTGTCCAACATGGCCCAAAAGTAATTAACTTTAACATTCAATGTGTGCAACTGATGAAGCACAACTTTGGCTCTTAATATCttgcaaatatttgaaaaatcatTGAATCTTTCCACTTATCgtcacatcacaaccacaaacctttatcgtatttattagaatttaagAGAGTAAATGTACGCAAACGGCTGCTGCCGTTTGCGTCTCTAGTGTACTTTTCAgactttcatttgaaaaacattttgaaaaccacgTAAATCAGTCTCACTTCCTCACAACGATACACTTCTATTTTAgtcctccccccaaaaaaatccaGGAAAGCTTATAGTTGCAATGTGACACCGTGTGGAAAAATTCAGGAGGGTGAACATTTTGGATTTAGAATTAAGTTGAGATGTCttccctttaaaaatgtaatttttctgtcCAGTATCCAGAAGCAGCTGGACGCTGAGGCTGAGACCATGCGCATGGCGCAGAAGGAGTTTCTGTCTGTGGAAGACACCGTGTATATGCCAGATAAGGAAACTGAAACCGTCAATCGCACTCTTATCCAGAAGGCTGGCTACCTCAACATTAGGAAGTAAGACAGGTTGTATCTAAAATGAAGGTCTTCAAATGTCTTAGACTCATAAAAAATGCAAGTTGGTCTTGAATACATTAACCGCAGGTCTTAAATTTTTAGCGTGGCAAGACTATTTAATCTCAAATGTACGTTTttgtcaggaaaaagtttgagtCGCACGTAAACATCTTCATTGTGCTCTGTGACTGCAGGCGGTTGaggctactgctaactagctgctaatataccctgTTTAGCTAGCTGTTTATTATGGGTAAGTGCAAATGTATTTCCAGTTGGCAGGACGTTTGTTTTTGCCACAGGCTTATTTCTGTAACCAACCAATATAAAGCCAGGTGCGttatgtgcaaaaaaatgtaattcaaggTGGCATTCTGTGTTCTTATAAATGTGacttgctgaaacctgcagataccCTGTAAGATTAATTACCATAATTTTGACCCTATCTGAGCTCCAGGGATGTTTCCTGGTTATTAGTGACTGATGGTATTCTGTTGGCTAGGCTATAAAGGcagcctttctttttttccccccattaatATGCAGAAAACATAAAGGAGAGAAACAATAAGTGTCAAAGAAGACGAGGTGGGTCAGATAATATGGTGACGGCGTGCTTTGCCAGCTTATTGTAGAGCAGATGTATGAGAAGGGAAACTTCCTTAACGGCCAGAGGAGATAAAACCGCGGCGTGGCGCGCGTTGTGATTTAGTGAAATGCCAGCGCTGTCAAACCCCGTCGCTCCCTCGTATACATCAAAGCACTCTGATAAATGTCTGTGTCCCCAAAGGAAAAAGGTTTCCCAGAACACCAGTCACTCTGTACATCAAGTGCAACCTCAAATTCTTTGATGGAACTGAGGGCAAATGAGCTCCGCCGTTTGCAATGGTTTCTTAGTATTTAGTGTTTGAGTCACAGAGTCCACCGGGAGCCACGCACCTCAGCATTTATCCAAGATTATCTAAGCATTTCTGGTTATTTTGCAACCAGGACGtggaaggagaaaaaaggaaCACCGATGACTAATTCATGTGAATCACACACCTGTAGTTTAGAAATCCATAGATTAATGGATTTCATAAACATGTAGATGACAAtccatttaataaattacagtATTAATGAAAAGTTAAGCTGAGTAATTCAAGTCACTCAGTTCTCTGCAACAAGGGGGAgagtattatgtaaaaatgaccttttgttgtgtgttccctcatcaaaactATACCTGGGgttcctccagactagcggcagcagcaatcagcaaacacctgatggaactgtGCGTCTGCTTAGCTCTTCATacgaactacttctcagtgtaaAGCTCCTAAGAACATCTGTAAACGAGACGATGGAGGAGAGATTATGTGTTTAAGGCCGAGTGTCGGAAAAAGTTGGCgcttcttaaagacacagaggccAATTTCCTGGCATCAAATTGTGAAGTCATGTTTGAgatatgcaacatttttataactgaaggtaacagttacttgattgtgctacaaagtGGCAATATCTGCctagaaaatatataatcaatcaagttcaatcaaaaacatcatGAAACATATACTGcaattctataaaaaaaaaaagggtaaaaaatattaaatagctGAATTAATTAACAGCCCAGAGTGGTATGGCTTGGTGAAAGCTTAAGTTGTTTTTCTAAGTGAGACTAGAAAGAAGTAGTCAGTATTCAAGGAGCATAACGTATTTGAAATCTGTAGGCTCTGCAAGAACACAGGGCCCacaggaaaaaaactgaagtggAAAAACTCAATTTAAGAATCTTAATGGGGCAAATACCTTTTAgcattcagaatttttttaataccCCGGAAAATTTCTTTACACAAAGTTATAAGCATTCCTGAGTCAGTTGTGCATCAGAACTGAGATTAGCGCTGAGCTAATCATAATTTATATTGCTGAAATTTATCAGGCATTCACTGCgattaatatttcagtttccATGCGGAAATTGCTGACAGGTAAATGATCAGGACAAATGACTTTTGCATCAGAGGTGTCTCAAACTTAGTTTTAGAAAGCCAAACAGGTGTTATTATCCTGCGTGACGGATCTTAATGACTTCCTGTTAGTCATGGCTGAAGCTTTATTGCTGAACGCTCCGTTCATGTCCAATAAGGCTCTTTATAATGACAAAACACATCATTAGTTGTGTTCGCGAAACAAATATTAACCAGACTGGGTGAATCACTGCTGGAAACTTGCACTAATGTTAGTTTTCATGCAAATGcaaattaagatattttctatatgtgatttaaaaaaaatattatttcattcttCCTCACTTCCAAATGTCCAAATCGTACTTCATATTTGTCAGAATCCAAAAGGTTTTAGTCAGTATTAAGCCACtgctgaaatgtaaataaaagaaatggatggatgatgtgATTATAGCCATTCTGTAGATCCTCCTGTTTGTATAGGTTAtcacaataacaataaaatgttgatataCATACTCATACTGTGGTCGTTCTTCCCGTTTCCCAGTAAAACAGGCCTGGTGACCACAGCCTGGGATCGACTCTTCTTCTTCACCCAGGGAGGAAACCTCATGTGCCAGCCTCGAGGGGCCGTGGCGGGGGGCATGGTGCTGGACCTGGACAACAGCTCCGTCATGGCGGTGGAGTGCGAGGACAGACGTTACTGTTTCCAGATAACCTCCCCTTCAGGAAAGACGTACGCGTACCCCTCCCTTCTGACAATTACAAGCAAGCCAAAAATACGATCAAACTTGGTTTTAATTGCCTCCGTTATTGTTCACGCCCCCCAGGTCGATGATTCTACAAGCTGAGAGCAAAAAGGAGTACGAGGAGGTCAGTGTGAAAGAGGAGGCAGCTTAAACGTCGGTTTGTTTGATCTTCATCACAGAGAGATGTGCTGCTACGGGTATCCGTCACGGGACAATGGAGATGCTGTCAGGCGTCGTTTGTGTGGTTTTCATCATTGTTTTTGCTCGGACACATCTGAGTGGTCTCTGACAGCTGGTATCAGTCGAGTTATTTTAGGGGAAGTCGTGACGGAACTAGAGGGAGGtctaatgtgtgtgtgtgtgtgtgtgtgtgtgtgtgtgtgtgtttgtttcttagTGGATTTGCACTGTGAACAACATCTCCAGGCAGATCTACCTGACGGATAACCCAGAGGTAAATGcacaatttgaattttaaaaatgttaaacagagCAGCAATTATCCCGCCATCCCTGTTTGTAGAGCACAATGCTGAGATTTTacacttttcacttttttaaattcaataacGGCATGTAATTTTCTTCCTGCTTTACAGTTGTGCTCCTTTGTGTTAGTCCATCACATATAATATCtgtaaaatacatcaaagtttcTAAAAGAATACTTTGGTAAGGTCCTGTATTACAGATTTTAGACTCTATCAGTGTGTCACTAATAACAGTAGTCCTGCATTTCTCAGAATCAAATCTCACCAGCCCAATTTCCAGCACATATTGGTAGCAAAATGTTCAGATTGAGAGCAATAAATAGAAATGAGACAGTTTGGAGGAGCTTAAACATGGTGAGCTAAGCAGCAGATGGAGAACAAATTTAGaattaactaatttaataaaaccTCACAGCTTCAGCCTCTCAACACAGCCCGTTTTGTCTCATTTATCTTCTGTATTTTGCTCTCTACAGTCTAATCCTGATTTATGCTAATCATTGAAAGGCTTTGCTCCTCTTTAGGCCGTCGCTATCAGATTGAACCAAACCGCCATACAGGCAGTCACTCCGATCACCAGCTTTGAGAAGAGACAAGAAGGTTCACCCAACCCCGACAGGTCAGTaccacactgtaaaacacactGCTATATTTAGAGAACTGCTTAGTACAGCTTGTTGTTATTATTGCCAAATTGTTGCAAACTGACATAGTTCTCCTATAAGACGTTTTTCTGTTGAACAGGATGAAGTCGGTATTGGCCAAAAGACCTTTTTGACATTGCTTCGTTGAACATTTCAGTCAACACAAAGATGTGCTTGCTGGAAGTCCGAGAAATAAAAGTGAGCTTACTTTTAGTGAGTTCATTCCCCGACGCTCAGTCGTCCTTTGTCCTGTCCCTTCAGAGCCAAGCCGGGAGGTGCTCAACCTGCTGGAAGCGATTCCCAGAAAACAGGGGCcgctccagaaccagaggaccTGATCGCTCCTGGGACGCCCATTCAGTTCGACATCATGCTGCCGGCGTCTGAGTTCCAGGACCAGAACAGAGCCGGGGGGAGGTGAGGGCAGGACAATCGCATGATTATGCTTGTTTATCCATATGCAGGCAGGGGGTGAGGCACTGCTAATTTTCCCCAAACACTGGCCCCACTGAGTTGATTACATCATTTCGAGGAAACTGAGATCTTCATAATGACCTTTGCAGGGGGTTAActgcttctttgttttgctgatgCATGTGCTTGCATCGTTACAGGCGGACGAACCCTTTTGGGGAAACAGAAGAGTGTACAGCAGAGAGTGATGGTAACCTTAGTCTTGTTCCACGTGCCCCATTAAGACACTGTTAATGTTAAACTGTTGTAAATGATGTCTGTTTACCTCTGCAGACTCCCTCCTGCAGCAGGTGTTCGCCGTGCGCTTCCTGGGCTCCATGGCGGTTCGGTGCGGAAACAACCAGGAGGTGATCTACGAGGCCATGAGGCAGGTGCTGGCGGCCCGCGCCATCCACAACATCTTCAGGACCACCGAGGCCCACCTCATGGTCACCAGCAGCAGCCTCAggtatttctgtttgttctttttgtttgttttttgagagAGAGTTACAtcataaatgcattaaaaaaaaaacacacaaacaaaacaagctcctttatccAGTGAGGAAATAAACTCTTTATCCTCTGTTTTTGACATACATTATTAAAAAGCATCAATTAggcagtttttcattttaagaaccattcaaaatgcagaaaatcaaaacaggcaaaaatgttgggaaaaaaatactGGGCATATGAATattctttaattttataaaataaagtacaaaCTAGAATGTAAGCAACTGATgagattttcctctttttttttccgaAGCGCTCTTGCCACCCCCGATATAATTCTTCCCTGAGTGGTGAACCATAATCATCCATGTGacacatttgccttaataatcACATTTCTAGCATTAAAGCTTAGGTGGATacagtttttgtctggttttgaCAAAAACTATATAGCTGAACAGCATTAAGGTAGCACAAGCCGCATCattcatattttctctttttgtaacACGGagttttgtaaaactttgacTTATCAAGCCATTTTTCTCTTGATGCCTCTACAAAGTATTTGTATCATTCTTAAAAATGACAGATAAAAACATGGTCACAATTgaaagtggggggaaaaaaaggcaaaaacttcctaaaagaaaagcattttattttctccttcacAGGTTGATTGACCCACAAACTCAAGTAACAAGAATAAGCGTAAGCATGCCCTAAAAATCGGGTCATTGCTTTTAATTAAAGGCTCCCGTCATGCTGTCTGCACCACGTTAATACCTTTTATTTCCTCAGTTCCAGCTAGAAGAGGTGTGCCAGTTCGCAGCCCATCAGGAGAACGGGAGGCTGATGGGGTTTGTGGTCGAGGGGAGAGACTGGAGCGACGGGAACGAGGAGGGAGAGCCGTCGTTCAGCGCCTTTGTCTTTGAGAGCAACACAGAGGGCGAAAAGGTTTGGCTCCTCTCTTCCCCCCAAAAtacgtgtttttgtttttctgctcgaGTTCAGTCTCATGCTCACCGATGCTGAAAGTGTGTAATTAGTTCTGCTCTCTTCTTTTCATTCACAGATATGTTACACCATAAACTTGGCAAAGGAGATTACAGAAGCAAAGAAGGTAAATGTGTTATGGGAAACAGAAGGCAAATCGAAATCCAGGATGTCATGCTTGATTCTTTTGattaattctattttttttttatgtaaaagcaTAAAGGGAGGCGACAGTTTTATATCCATGTCAGGACTGAGATGACTCCATTATGTTTAGATTTTCAgcattgaaaataatttagtttgaaGTGAATGATGATTTGAATACAGAGAAGACTAAATGTCTCCACTAGAGGGAGCACCTGGAACGTAAACTAGAGTGAAAGAAAATTTCCCtggaaccttttcacattttcagaacCAAACTCATTTGCAGTGCATAGTTGtgacatgaaaataaatgtaatcagCTCCTCTAAGCCAATATCATGTAGCACCCTCTAACCGTGCGTTAACATTTGTCTCTACTAGTGTTGGACACCTACAGACTCAGATTTCCGTCCACTACTTCACCATACTCTTTCAGTTTTCTGATGAACCAAGCAGTGCTATTTGAGATGCTCCAAGGTTGGAGATATAGTCTTATAACCTGCTTTTAACGTCTCCACATACTTTCTCCCCGACCTGTGtcccttggtcttcatgattctgtttgttcactaagAAACTTCCTACCTAGACAACTTCCAATGCCAGAGCTGGttgcattggattttatttatggatgTCAGAATAAAGGAGgcgaaaaataaaagcaaacaaaaaaaatatgttgacatctgactgacaaaatgtgaaaacttgcGTTTTGTAAGTCAGTGGACTTACACTGACACATTGTATGATTCTGATTCTGTTAAAGGATCCAGAGGCCCTGGCCGAGCTGATGAAGAACATGCCTCTGACCAACGACGGCAAGTTCCTTCTTCTGGAACCCGAGACGGGCGACTCGAACAGCGGAGAGAACCAAGAAGACCTGGAGTCTGAGGCCTAGTCGTCATTAGAACATTCCCTTTTctccagaaaacaaacaaaacaaaaaccaggtTTCATTACGACCTCCCCGCCCCTAACTCTAGTACTGTAACACCATCCCAAGAGCGCAGGGTTCATTCCCAGCCTGTGCAGCCACATCTCCACATTAAGACATGGAGACATGGCGTTTGACCAGAAACAAAAGTCAAATCCATTTCTTTGGTGTTCAGTATCATCTGTTCCATGCTTACATTAGTATGGATCTTTGAAGTTCTTAATTTCCTTGTGCACTATTTTAAACAGCATGCATGTCCTAAGGTCCTGCGCCCTGATTGGTCCTGGTGGTGATTCATTCACTTCAGCTTAGGTTTACATTTGTTTCAGCTTCTCATAGTGTGAGGGTGTTTGTGTATGGAAAGACTTGTAAACCTGCAAGTAATTAATCTcttttggcatttttttttctttcctgaacgaaaaaatattgcacttttaAGGTTAAGCACTAATTCATAcagcaaaaaaagctaaatgcgtggaaaaaaagaaagtttagaCAATGTTGGTTGCTTTTGCTCGCAGTGACTATAGCGGTTTATTGTAATCAGCCATAAAATATGGGGcaggagagaaaatgttttgctctcTCTCCACAAACTTGAACGCATCTTAAGCATTTCTGGTGAGCTATATTAACGTCATGCTCGAAGTAGTTTCCCACTACctgcataaaaacaaatctgaggaTAATCTGTCTGCAACATCCTCATTGAGAAccccctcccaaaaaaaaacaacaactctacGCTCCATTCCTCTGAGTCGTGTGTAAATATGATTTGTCAGTGTCTATTTGCCATttgatctgtgtgtgtgtgtgtgcagggacTGTTGCGGTTCATGAATAAATGACACCGTCTCCACTTGTAGAAGATAAAAGCCTCTGTTCTGAGTACCGAACAGTAATACAAGAGGAAACTCCACTCAAAGTTTCTCCATTAATGCATGAAAGAAGACCCAGAAACGGCCGCTTCGCATGTTTCAAAGCACAAGAGCTGAAAGCTTAGTTATCTGTGGGAATGTTGGacattttttgctgtttgatcTTATTTCAGGAGATAAACCGTAAACAATGAAGACTTTGATAAGATAAGAACAGAACCTGACCTTGAATGTTACATTAAATGGTTTTGTTTAGCTTATGTTACCAACAATGTAAGAGGATTAGAGGCACTATTTGATTTAGGACTGGTTTTCCTACTATACCAGTTAGCGTAAAAGTGAAAGGTTAGCATAGACTCACTTCACGGATGAATTTAACAGGTTTTGGCCTTAAGTGATGCATTTGAGCTGTTCTTTTtcatcagttcattttaaaactagaaCCATTCCAGGCCTTTTTTTGTCCAGCCTAGTCATAAAAccttaattcaaataaatatttaccttgTTGA
Above is a window of Xiphophorus hellerii strain 12219 chromosome 2, Xiphophorus_hellerii-4.1, whole genome shotgun sequence DNA encoding:
- the appl2 gene encoding DCC-interacting protein 13-beta encodes the protein MPAVHHKLLLEDALQDSPQTRSLLSVFEEDAGNLTEYTNQLLQAMQRVFGAQSEMGLATEQLSKQLLDYEKKNFALGKGDEEVITTLQSFAKTVGELNSLHSELANQMADSMVFPLIQFREKDLTEISTLKEIFGIATDEHEAAMVKYSRLPKKKENEKLKTDMVKEVAYTRRKQHQASLQYYCALNALQYRKRVAMLEPMLGYTQAQISFFKKGLELVSKKMESFLSSVSNMAQNIQKQLDAEAETMRMAQKEFLSVEDTVYMPDKETETVNRTLIQKAGYLNIRNKTGLVTTAWDRLFFFTQGGNLMCQPRGAVAGGMVLDLDNSSVMAVECEDRRYCFQITSPSGKTSMILQAESKKEYEEWICTVNNISRQIYLTDNPEAVAIRLNQTAIQAVTPITSFEKRQEGSPNPDRAKPGGAQPAGSDSQKTGAAPEPEDLIAPGTPIQFDIMLPASEFQDQNRAGGRRTNPFGETEECTAESDDSLLQQVFAVRFLGSMAVRCGNNQEVIYEAMRQVLAARAIHNIFRTTEAHLMVTSSSLRLIDPQTQVTRISFQLEEVCQFAAHQENGRLMGFVVEGRDWSDGNEEGEPSFSAFVFESNTEGEKICYTINLAKEITEAKKDPEALAELMKNMPLTNDGKFLLLEPETGDSNSGENQEDLESEA